The window AAAATAGTCTTCTTTTTGTTATTTGTCTGTTAGACATTGACTTTAAAATCTAGCTACGTAATCATGTACTTTGATCGGTACTACATTACCTCGCTACGCATACATTGACATCTCTTTTAAGAACTTTATCGGCACATACCTCACGGCGGCCTCTTTATTATATATCTTTCGGTATCTATTTTTACTTCTGTTTTTGAGTCTTGTTAGTCTCAAAGCTTTCCGCTCAAATTCTCCGTTTTCAATCCTGTTTTAACGCTTTCCCGACATCCGCCGTTCAAACTCTTTTCCCTCTCTTTCGTTTGGGATTGCAAAGGTAGGAATCTTTTCCGGACTTCCAAATAAAATAAACTTTATTTTTTTATCCCTCTCTCATCCCCTCCACCATTTCAATTCAAGCTTTTTAAATGCTTTACCGATATTCCCAACCGGGTTGCAAAGGTAGCATTCTTTTCCGCTTCTCCAAAGATTATATTATAATAATTTAACCTTTATTTCAACCTGCTTTTCATTGTCCCTCTTCCTCCGAAGCGGGATGCAAAAGTAGAAAAATATTTCCGTTCCCCAAATGTTTTCTCCATTTCGACGGGTATTTATACCTAACTTCATGGAATTCAATGAGAAAAAATGTTTGTCTGCTTAGAACCTTTTCGGTCTTTTGCTGTTTAAGCTTGCTTTGGTAAAGATTTGTTACCCTATGGTGGTGGGATTAATAATGCAAATCATCACTAAAAGTGCTGTACCCGGTAAAATCCTTTCAATATAATCTCGTTCTTTTTAATATTAATGTCCGATCTAATCATTGATACAGCAGGATGGCAAAAGAATCAGATGGTTTTGCCGTGGAACGGACTTATAGTGAAGCCATGTATGATATGAACCTTCTCTTTTCTTAATTTTAGTATAAAACAATAGAGCTTAATTCGCCGTTACTACGGGGTTTCTTCGGAGTTAGTTCGGAGTTAGTTCGGAGCTGTGACAATTCTACCCGACCAAATACCGAGGTAACTCCAAACTAACCTTGACTCAACAATAGTCTTGGAAGTAATTTTACAACTTGGAAACAATGATGGCATACTCGTACAATCAACTAGTCTTCCGCTTTTACACCGCTGTATCAGGACAATATATTTTAACAAGAATATTTAATTCAGAGTTTCACGATTTGATTTTTTCAATGCGCTTTGAATGGCAGATATCCCAGGAAATTTATTGCTTTAATCATCCAGGTAAAGAACTTTTATCCTGCCCACCTAAACCCGACCGAATGGTTCCGGTTCTTCACCGGAAGGAATGGTGGACGGGAACAACTCTATATATATATAATACCAAATGTGCTTTCCAGAATATCACCATATAAGACATGTAAGGAAATATAAGTTAAGCTCCTATATATAGTAATATTAAAAATGTAATCTAACTGTTGTTAATAAAGGTTAGGATTGATTAAGATTTGCAAAGTAAGAGAAACACCTCGCCCTGCGGGCACCCCTCTAAAAGAGGGGAATTGCTGTGCCAGCGGTTAAGCCTAGATTTTAAATAGAACGGTCGCTGCTAAAGTGAACAACTTCTGCCCTGGCCACCTAAACCCGACCGAAATGGTTCCGGTTCTCCACCGGAAGGAATGGAGGGCGGGAACAGCCCTATATAGTAGCTCTGAATGGGCTTTCCAAAAAGAACGTTTATATGTAAATCTTTAATACAATATCATCCTCTGTTATTATCTATTAAAAATTGATACTATATATATGTTAAAAATTGTTAACTATTAGTTTCGACTGAATTGCTTTGTATAGATTAGCATCCAATTGTTTTTATTGATCTTATCGTATTATTATTTATCTTTGCAGAATGTTTAAAGTTAAACACTTAATTATTTTATTATTTATTGCCACTTTAGGTATAGCAGGTTGTAAAAGCCGTTTCGAAAAACTTAGGGCTAGTAACGATGTAGCTAAAAAGTATCAGGAAGCGCTTCGCCTATATAATAAAAGGGATTATAGTAAAGCATTGGTCCTTTTTGAAGACTTATCTCAAAAATATCGTGGTCGTGCTGAGGCAGAAGACTTAAATTATTATTATGCTTATACCTTATATAGATTAAGTGACTACACTACTGCTAGATATCAGTTCAAAAGTTTTGCAGATACTTATCCTGCAAGTAAAAATGCTGAGGAGGCACGTTACATGGGTGCTTACTGTTTCTATTTAGAATCACCTAGCTTTTCGTTAGATCAAGAAAATACTTATAAAGCAATTGATGCTTTGCAATTATTTATTAACTTATACCCTACAAGTGATCGTGCTGCTGCAGCAGGAAAATATATTGCAACTTTAAGAGGCAAATTAGAAGATAAAGCTTTTGAAAATGCAAAGATGTATTTAACAACTGGTCCGAGTAATGCTGATAATTATAGAGCGGCTGTTATTGCATTAAAAAATGCGCAAAGAGATTATCCAGATATTAAATATGCTGAAGAGATGGATTTTCTAATGATTAAGGCTCAGTATTTATATGCTAAAAATAGTTATGTTTTTCGTCAGGAGGATCGTTATAACGAGGCAACTAACTTATATACTGAATTTACTGAAAATCATCCAGACAGCAAATTTACAAAAGATGCGAAACAAACTAAACTGGATATTGATGCTGGTTTAGCTACTACAAAAATAGAATTGGCTTTATATGCTTCAGAGCAGGCAAAATATAAAGAAATGCTTGTGAAAACGGGTAAGTTAAAAGATACCATTTCTACAAAACCAACTACTGCTGATAATACTAATATTAAAAATAAGTAATACATGAATACGAACAAACCTGCTGTACCAAATACTACAGTTACCAGAAATGTACATGATTTAGATAAAACAACTGATAATTTATACGAATCTTTAGTTGTGATTGCTAAAAGAGCTAATCAAATTTCTAATAACGTTAAAGAGGAGTTGCACGGTAAATTGGCAGAATTTGCATCGAGCAATGACAATTTAGAGGAAATTTTTGAAAATCGTGAGCAAATTGAAATTAGCAAACATTACGAGCGTATGCCTAAGCCAGTTTTAGTTGCTATTGATGAATTTTTGAATGAAAAAATTTATTACAGAAATCCTGCTAAGGAACAAAAATAATTAGCAAAGCGCATGGCGAATAGAGCAAGGCGCTTTTATGCACGCTTTATGCTTTAGTTTCTGCTCATCATGCTAAAAAATAAAAATATTATCCTTGGCGTTTGCGGTAGCATTGCAGCTTACAAGTCGGCTTTTTTAGTTAGACTTTTAATCAAAGCTGGTGCAAACGTTAAGGTTATACTAACTCCGGATGGCGCAAATTTCGTTACGCCTCTCACTCTTGCTACGCTTTCTAAAAACCCAGTTTATACTCAGTATTTCGAAAAGGAAACTGGCGTGTGGAGCAATCATGTAGAATTAGGTTTATGGGCAGATTTAATAATCATTGCTCCAATCAGCGCAAATACGCTTGCAAAGCTAGCTAATGGAATTTGCGACAATCTATTAACAGCTGTTTATTTATCTGCAAAATGCGCCGTTTATGTAGCACCTGCTATGGATTTAGATATGTGGCAGCATGAAAGCACTCAGCTAAATTTAAAACAAATACTTACTTATGGCAACACCGTTATTGAGCCAAATAGTGGAGAACTTGCAAGTGGTTTAAATGGCCCTGGCCGAATGGCAGAACCGGAAGAGATTGTTTCATTTTTAGAATTGGAAGTAAAAAAATCAATGCCACTGTTTGGCAAAAAGGTAATGGTAACTGCTGGTCCGACTTATGAGGCGATTGATCCTGTGCGGTTTATTGGAAATCATTCATCAGGAAAAATGGGTTTTGCACTGGCAGATGAACTGGCTAAATTAGGTGCGGAAGTTACTTTAATTGCTGGGCCGACTTCTCAAATAGCTAGTCAGAATTTAAAATGTATTGATGTGGTAAGCGCTGAAGACATGTTCAATGCCTGCACTTCTATATTTACCGAAACTGATATTACCGTAATGTGCGCTGCAGTTGCAGATTATAAACCCAAAGTTGTTGCTAACCAAAAAATTAAAAAGCAAGAAAACGATCTTGTGTTAACGCTTGAGAAAACGGTGGATATTCTTGCTTCATTGGGACAAAGGAAACGTCCAGATCAAATTTTAGTTGGATTTGCTTTAGAAACAAATGATGAGGAAAACTATGCAAAAGCAAAATTAGCTAAGAAAAATCTGGATTTAGTGGTGCTCAATTCTTTAAATGATAACGGGGCAGGTTTTCAATTGGATACCAATAAAATTACTATTTTTAACAAAGCACTAGAAAAAGAAGTTTACCAGTTAAAATCTAAATCAGAGGTTGCTAAAGATATTTGTAAGGCTATTTTAAAGATTATAAAATGATAAAAAAGATTGTTTGCTTATTATTAATACTTAGTTTTGGAAAACTTAAGGCACAGGAATTAAATGCCAGAATAACGGTTTTAGCTCCTCAAGTATCAAATATAAGTAAGCCAACTTTAGACGCTTTACAAAAGACAATTCGAGATTTTTTAAATAATAACAAGTTTACTAATGAGAGTTACAAGCCACAGGAACGAATAGATTGTAACTTCGTAATCACTATTAATTCATGGGATGGTGGCTCGAATTACAGTGCCGAAGCACAAATTCAAAATAGCCGACCTGTATTTAATAGTTCTTATAATAGTACTTTACTTAATATAAGTGATAAAAATTTCGATTTTAGCTTCTATGATGGTTCTACAATAGATTTTTCGGATCAGAATTATATATCAAATATTAGTGCGCTCCTATCCTACTACGCCTACACCATTATTGGTTTAGATAAAGATAGTTTTAGTAAAATGGGTGGCACGCCATATTTTAAAAAAGCCCAAAATATCATTAATCTTGCACAAGCTTCAGGAAATTCCGGTTGGAAGGCTGCTGACGGATTGCGAAATCGATTTTGGTTTAACGAAAACGTTTTAAATCCAGCTTTTAGCGAACTACGTTCTTTCATTTATGCCTATCACTCGAGTGGCTTAGATCAATTAACTGATAATGATAAAGGTTTAACTCAAATTGTATCTGCCTTACCGGCATTGCAGCAAATGGATAAACAAAAGCTGGGTTCCATTTTTCCTAATGTATACTTCGCTTCCAAAGCGGAAGAAATTACCAATGTACTCAGTAAATTAAATGTACAAGAAAGAATGAAAGCTTACAATATGCTTGCTGAAATTGATCCTGCGAATATTGGTAGGTATGAAGGTTTAAAAAAGTGATAAGTTTTTGTTAAGTCTCAGCATTATAATTTTTTGAAAAGCGATCTCAGTATTTCAATTAATGTTAGTCCTGCTTTTGCTTTATTCTGCTACGCTCCATATTCGCGGCAATCAGGTTTGATTTAGTCAAGTCTGTACTCATCAACATCCTTCATTCTCCGTCTACCGTTTAACATCTTCTTAAATTAACAATATTTGATTTATTTAAAAAAACATTTGGTGATTACGAATATCTTCGTACATTTGATTACGAAATAATTCGTACAACTGTAACAATATGACTATTAGCAACATCAAACCTACTGAAGGCGAAATGGAAATCTTGCAGGTACTTTGGCAAAAAGGAAAAGCGACCGTTAGAGAAGTTCATGAGGCATTGAATAAAAAGGATTCTGGTTATACAACCACGCTTAAACTAATGCAAATTCTTCATGAAAAAGGTATGGTTGAAAGAGATACCAATCAGAAGACACATATTTATAAAGCCGTTGTTAATCAAGATAAAACAGAGAAGCAATTGGTTACAAAAATGATTGATAATGTATTTAACGGTTCAGCTGCAAGATTAGTGATGCAAGCTTTAGGAAATCATAGTACAAGTGCTGATGAGATTGACGAAATAAAAAAATATCTAGACAGTCTAAAATAAAATGAAATAATAGGAATATAAAATTCTATTAAAATTTAATTCTATACCAATAATTAAGATCACTATTATGGAAACCACATTATCATATTATGTTAAAGCTTTTGGCTGGAGTATTTTAAACTCACTGTGGCAGAGCGCAATTATTTACGGTATTTTGTTTATTGTTCTTTTCAGCTTACCAAAACTTGCAGCTAAATACAAACACAACTTAGCCTTTGGGTCAATAATTTTTATGTTTTTAGGCTTTGGATATAATCTTATTCACCAAATAACACTGAATTTTAATAAAGGATATTCTGTTAAAAGAATAGAAAATATTAATACTGCCTATTTTAAAAACCTTCCTCAAGACTTCAGTAGCAAAGCTGAACAATACTTCCCATTGGTGGTTAGCTTTTATATCATTGGCATAATCCTCCAGCTATTTGTGATCAGCAAGGGTTATAGACAACTATCGAAATTTAAAAATGTAGGTATAAGTATAATTCCTAATGAATGGAAAGCAATTTT is drawn from Pedobacter mucosus and contains these coding sequences:
- a CDS encoding outer membrane protein assembly factor BamD, coding for MFKVKHLIILLFIATLGIAGCKSRFEKLRASNDVAKKYQEALRLYNKRDYSKALVLFEDLSQKYRGRAEAEDLNYYYAYTLYRLSDYTTARYQFKSFADTYPASKNAEEARYMGAYCFYLESPSFSLDQENTYKAIDALQLFINLYPTSDRAAAAGKYIATLRGKLEDKAFENAKMYLTTGPSNADNYRAAVIALKNAQRDYPDIKYAEEMDFLMIKAQYLYAKNSYVFRQEDRYNEATNLYTEFTENHPDSKFTKDAKQTKLDIDAGLATTKIELALYASEQAKYKEMLVKTGKLKDTISTKPTTADNTNIKNK
- a CDS encoding DNA-directed RNA polymerase subunit omega, translating into MNTNKPAVPNTTVTRNVHDLDKTTDNLYESLVVIAKRANQISNNVKEELHGKLAEFASSNDNLEEIFENREQIEISKHYERMPKPVLVAIDEFLNEKIYYRNPAKEQK
- the coaBC gene encoding bifunctional phosphopantothenoylcysteine decarboxylase/phosphopantothenate--cysteine ligase CoaBC — encoded protein: MLKNKNIILGVCGSIAAYKSAFLVRLLIKAGANVKVILTPDGANFVTPLTLATLSKNPVYTQYFEKETGVWSNHVELGLWADLIIIAPISANTLAKLANGICDNLLTAVYLSAKCAVYVAPAMDLDMWQHESTQLNLKQILTYGNTVIEPNSGELASGLNGPGRMAEPEEIVSFLELEVKKSMPLFGKKVMVTAGPTYEAIDPVRFIGNHSSGKMGFALADELAKLGAEVTLIAGPTSQIASQNLKCIDVVSAEDMFNACTSIFTETDITVMCAAVADYKPKVVANQKIKKQENDLVLTLEKTVDILASLGQRKRPDQILVGFALETNDEENYAKAKLAKKNLDLVVLNSLNDNGAGFQLDTNKITIFNKALEKEVYQLKSKSEVAKDICKAILKIIK
- a CDS encoding DUF4835 family protein, whose product is MIKKIVCLLLILSFGKLKAQELNARITVLAPQVSNISKPTLDALQKTIRDFLNNNKFTNESYKPQERIDCNFVITINSWDGGSNYSAEAQIQNSRPVFNSSYNSTLLNISDKNFDFSFYDGSTIDFSDQNYISNISALLSYYAYTIIGLDKDSFSKMGGTPYFKKAQNIINLAQASGNSGWKAADGLRNRFWFNENVLNPAFSELRSFIYAYHSSGLDQLTDNDKGLTQIVSALPALQQMDKQKLGSIFPNVYFASKAEEITNVLSKLNVQERMKAYNMLAEIDPANIGRYEGLKK
- a CDS encoding BlaI/MecI/CopY family transcriptional regulator, with the protein product MTISNIKPTEGEMEILQVLWQKGKATVREVHEALNKKDSGYTTTLKLMQILHEKGMVERDTNQKTHIYKAVVNQDKTEKQLVTKMIDNVFNGSAARLVMQALGNHSTSADEIDEIKKYLDSLK